One genomic segment of Helianthus annuus cultivar XRQ/B chromosome 14, HanXRQr2.0-SUNRISE, whole genome shotgun sequence includes these proteins:
- the LOC110904615 gene encoding phosphatidylinositol-3-phosphatase myotubularin-1 isoform X2, translated as MRIIIFGFRPGTKQRRAVFAALMKGTRPAMLWDLYAFNSGPSNNSNTNPKVRLVNEYYRLLGMGSLQSSISTIEDGLFKLHNDWWRISDVNANYNMCTTYPFALLVPKAIRDTDLLKACTFRARCRLPVISWCDKRTGAVLARSSQPLVGLMMNMRSNADESLVGALCTRFSRGKEGRRKLYIADARPRKNALANGAMGGGSESSSNYFNCEIVFFGIDNIHAMRESLVRLRDYLDTHGTTSSDGMSSFLRDGGSTWGRGNLSSMSASVSTLGDSGWLIHVQNVLAGSAWIAARVALESASMLVHCSDGWDRTTQLVALASLLLDPYYRTINGFQALVEKDWLAFGHPFSDRAGMPSFSGSGSIPLELSRHASSPNITSPSPAPAPSSPSSSIRQLSTSLTSQAPLSNTQHSNSYSPIFLQWVDCVSQLLRMYPFAFEFSSAFLVDFLDCVLSCRFGNFLCNSENERVKAGVFEASACLWEHLADMRSSEGSSHVHYNIFYNPSKHDGPLLPPAAALAPTLWPQFHLRWACPSEAQSSQVEAQCRNMMGNYSELQKAKDLAESNAREITTTVESLTADLLNESQVSYSAVASARKAKIENAGIKRAIESLGYKVRVSDAADIENHPARKTNIPSRTRETIGSGELSDEKTDLSVSISVTEDNDNDSGNLTSRICESLCPLRAEDGGCRWPNAGCARLRSQFIGMKANYDAFDRLSIYDSYFQPE; from the exons ATGAGAATCATTATATTTGGTTTTCGCCCGGGGACTAAGCAG AGACGTGCGGTCTTTGCTGCATTGATGAAGGGTACAAGGCCTGCAATGCTCTGGGATCTCTATGCTTTTAATTCTGGTCCTTCCAACAACAGTAACACTAACCCTAAAGTGCGGTTAGTAAACGAGTACTACCGGCTTCTTGGTATGGGATCACTTCAGTCATCAATCAGCACAATAGAAGATGGTTTATTCAAATTACATAATGATTGGTGGAGGATTAGTGATGTAAATGCTAATTATAACATGTGTACAACTTACCCATTTGCTTTATTAGTTCCAAAAGCCATCAG GGATACAGATCTGCTAAAAGCTTGTACATTTCGTGCACGGTGTAGACTGCCTGTAATATCATGGTGCGATAAAC GCACTGGAGCTGTTCTTGCTCGGTCATCCCAACCATTAGTTGGCCTCATGATGAATATGAGGAG CAATGCTGATGAGAGTTTAGTTGGTGCTCTTTGTACTCGTTTTTCTAGGGGGAAAGAAGGACGGAG GAAGTTATATATAGCTGATGCAAGACCCCGGAAAAACGCTTTGGCAAATGGAGCCATGGGTGGGGGTTCAGAGTCTTCTTCCAACTATTTCAATTGTGAG ATTGTATTTTTTGGGATAGACAATATCCATGCTATGAGAGAGAGTCTTGTTCGTCTCAGAGACTACTTGGATACACATGGAACCACATCATCAGATGGAATGTCATCGTTCTTG AGAGATGGCGGATCGACGTGGGGTAGAGGTAATCTCAGTAGTATGTCTGCTTCAGTATCAACCCTTGGTGATAGTGGTTGGTTGATACACGTCCAAAATGTATTGGCTGGTTCCGCTTGGATTGCTGCTCGTGTTGCGTTGGAGTCTGCATCGATGCTTGTTCATTGCAG TGATGGATGGGACAGAACAACACAGCTGGTCGCCCTTGCGAGTTTATTACTTGATCCATATTACCGGACCATAAATGGATTTCAG GCTCTTGTTGAAAAAGATTGGCTTGCCTTTGGTCATCCATTTTCAGACCGAGCTGGAATGCCAAGTTTTTCGGGAAGTGGTAGCATACCCTTAGAACTTTCTAGACACGCTTCGAGTCCAAACATTACATCACCGTCACCAGCACCCGCACCGTCATCACCTTCATCATCCATACGCCAGTTATCCACATCATTAACATCTCAAGCTCCACTTTCTAACACACAGCATTCAAACAGTTATTCTCCAATATTTCTTCAG TGGGTTGATTGTGTTTCACAATTATTACGAATGTACCCTTTTGCATTTGAGTTCTCATCG GCTTTTCTGGTTGATTTCCTGGACTGTGTGCTTTCATGTCGGTTTGGGAACTTCTTGTGCAACAG CGAGAATGAAAGAGTGAAAGCTGGTGTTTTTGAGGCATCTGCATGCTTGTGGGAGCATCTGGCAGATATGCGTTCTTCAGAGGGAAGTTCTCACGTACACTACAACATATTTTATAATCCATCTAAACATGATGGCCCCTTATTACCACCCGCAGCAGCTTTGGCTCCAACGTTATGGCCTCAATTTCATCTTCGGTGGGCTTGTCCTTCCGAAGCCCAATCTAGCCAGGTTGAAGCCCAATGCAGAAACATGATGGGGAATTACTCTGAACTGCAAAAG GCAAAGGATTTAGCTGAGAGCAACGCGAGAGAAATAACGACAACTGTAGAATCGTTGACTGCTGATCTACTTAATGAGAGCCAGGTCAGCTACTCAGCTGTAGCATCGGCTAGAAAAGCAAAAATTGAAAATGCTGGCATCAAGCGAGCCATCGAATCACTTGGATATAAGGTCCGTGTTTCAGATGCAGCTGACATTGAAAACCATCCTGCTAGAAAGACGAATATTCCCTCTCGAACAAGAGAAACAATAGGCAGTGGAGAATTATCTGATGAAAAGACGGATTTGTCCGTCTCCATCTCGGTTACAGAGGATAACGATAATGATTCCGGGAACTTAACCAGTCGGATTTGTGAATCTTTATGCCCGTTACGGGCCGAAGATGGTGGGTGTAGGTGGCCCAATGCAGGTTGTGCTCGACTTCGGAGCCAATTTATAGGCATGAAAGCTAATTATGATGCTTTTGATAGGCTATCTATCTATGATAGTTACTTCCAACCCGAatga
- the LOC110904615 gene encoding phosphatidylinositol-3-phosphatase myotubularin-1 isoform X1 produces the protein MATSSARRSSSIGEADNQITESEVVESEYAVDSIKIDESVSYALSEFLFEDESVIAEGYGVLVNTDEAGTVFVTNFRLLFLSEGSRDVIALGTIPLATIEKFNKIVIRQPSGTRQPEKAPTRRLLQVVGKDMRIIIFGFRPGTKQRRAVFAALMKGTRPAMLWDLYAFNSGPSNNSNTNPKVRLVNEYYRLLGMGSLQSSISTIEDGLFKLHNDWWRISDVNANYNMCTTYPFALLVPKAIRDTDLLKACTFRARCRLPVISWCDKRTGAVLARSSQPLVGLMMNMRSNADESLVGALCTRFSRGKEGRRKLYIADARPRKNALANGAMGGGSESSSNYFNCEIVFFGIDNIHAMRESLVRLRDYLDTHGTTSSDGMSSFLRDGGSTWGRGNLSSMSASVSTLGDSGWLIHVQNVLAGSAWIAARVALESASMLVHCSDGWDRTTQLVALASLLLDPYYRTINGFQALVEKDWLAFGHPFSDRAGMPSFSGSGSIPLELSRHASSPNITSPSPAPAPSSPSSSIRQLSTSLTSQAPLSNTQHSNSYSPIFLQWVDCVSQLLRMYPFAFEFSSAFLVDFLDCVLSCRFGNFLCNSENERVKAGVFEASACLWEHLADMRSSEGSSHVHYNIFYNPSKHDGPLLPPAAALAPTLWPQFHLRWACPSEAQSSQVEAQCRNMMGNYSELQKAKDLAESNAREITTTVESLTADLLNESQVSYSAVASARKAKIENAGIKRAIESLGYKVRVSDAADIENHPARKTNIPSRTRETIGSGELSDEKTDLSVSISVTEDNDNDSGNLTSRICESLCPLRAEDGGCRWPNAGCARLRSQFIGMKANYDAFDRLSIYDSYFQPE, from the exons ATGGCGACGTCGAGTGCGCGAAGATCGTCTTCTATCGGTGAAGCAGATAATCAAATCACTGAATCCGAAGTGGTTGAAAGCGAATATGCCGTTGATTCCATCAAAATCGAC GAGTCTGTTTCTTATGCATTATCTGAATTTTTGTTCGAAGATGAGAGTGTGATAGCAGAG GGGTATGGTGTTCTTGTTAACACAGATGAAGCAGGCACGGTGTTCGTGACCAATTTCCGTCTTCTTTTTTTG AGTGAAGGATCCAGGGATGTTATTGCACTAGGAACAATACCATTGGCTACCATTGAAAAATTCAACAAGATT GTGATAAGGCAGCCATCTGGTACTCGGCAGCCAGAGAAGGCTCCTACACGTAGGCTTCTTCAGGTTGTTG GCAAAGATATGAGAATCATTATATTTGGTTTTCGCCCGGGGACTAAGCAG AGACGTGCGGTCTTTGCTGCATTGATGAAGGGTACAAGGCCTGCAATGCTCTGGGATCTCTATGCTTTTAATTCTGGTCCTTCCAACAACAGTAACACTAACCCTAAAGTGCGGTTAGTAAACGAGTACTACCGGCTTCTTGGTATGGGATCACTTCAGTCATCAATCAGCACAATAGAAGATGGTTTATTCAAATTACATAATGATTGGTGGAGGATTAGTGATGTAAATGCTAATTATAACATGTGTACAACTTACCCATTTGCTTTATTAGTTCCAAAAGCCATCAG GGATACAGATCTGCTAAAAGCTTGTACATTTCGTGCACGGTGTAGACTGCCTGTAATATCATGGTGCGATAAAC GCACTGGAGCTGTTCTTGCTCGGTCATCCCAACCATTAGTTGGCCTCATGATGAATATGAGGAG CAATGCTGATGAGAGTTTAGTTGGTGCTCTTTGTACTCGTTTTTCTAGGGGGAAAGAAGGACGGAG GAAGTTATATATAGCTGATGCAAGACCCCGGAAAAACGCTTTGGCAAATGGAGCCATGGGTGGGGGTTCAGAGTCTTCTTCCAACTATTTCAATTGTGAG ATTGTATTTTTTGGGATAGACAATATCCATGCTATGAGAGAGAGTCTTGTTCGTCTCAGAGACTACTTGGATACACATGGAACCACATCATCAGATGGAATGTCATCGTTCTTG AGAGATGGCGGATCGACGTGGGGTAGAGGTAATCTCAGTAGTATGTCTGCTTCAGTATCAACCCTTGGTGATAGTGGTTGGTTGATACACGTCCAAAATGTATTGGCTGGTTCCGCTTGGATTGCTGCTCGTGTTGCGTTGGAGTCTGCATCGATGCTTGTTCATTGCAG TGATGGATGGGACAGAACAACACAGCTGGTCGCCCTTGCGAGTTTATTACTTGATCCATATTACCGGACCATAAATGGATTTCAG GCTCTTGTTGAAAAAGATTGGCTTGCCTTTGGTCATCCATTTTCAGACCGAGCTGGAATGCCAAGTTTTTCGGGAAGTGGTAGCATACCCTTAGAACTTTCTAGACACGCTTCGAGTCCAAACATTACATCACCGTCACCAGCACCCGCACCGTCATCACCTTCATCATCCATACGCCAGTTATCCACATCATTAACATCTCAAGCTCCACTTTCTAACACACAGCATTCAAACAGTTATTCTCCAATATTTCTTCAG TGGGTTGATTGTGTTTCACAATTATTACGAATGTACCCTTTTGCATTTGAGTTCTCATCG GCTTTTCTGGTTGATTTCCTGGACTGTGTGCTTTCATGTCGGTTTGGGAACTTCTTGTGCAACAG CGAGAATGAAAGAGTGAAAGCTGGTGTTTTTGAGGCATCTGCATGCTTGTGGGAGCATCTGGCAGATATGCGTTCTTCAGAGGGAAGTTCTCACGTACACTACAACATATTTTATAATCCATCTAAACATGATGGCCCCTTATTACCACCCGCAGCAGCTTTGGCTCCAACGTTATGGCCTCAATTTCATCTTCGGTGGGCTTGTCCTTCCGAAGCCCAATCTAGCCAGGTTGAAGCCCAATGCAGAAACATGATGGGGAATTACTCTGAACTGCAAAAG GCAAAGGATTTAGCTGAGAGCAACGCGAGAGAAATAACGACAACTGTAGAATCGTTGACTGCTGATCTACTTAATGAGAGCCAGGTCAGCTACTCAGCTGTAGCATCGGCTAGAAAAGCAAAAATTGAAAATGCTGGCATCAAGCGAGCCATCGAATCACTTGGATATAAGGTCCGTGTTTCAGATGCAGCTGACATTGAAAACCATCCTGCTAGAAAGACGAATATTCCCTCTCGAACAAGAGAAACAATAGGCAGTGGAGAATTATCTGATGAAAAGACGGATTTGTCCGTCTCCATCTCGGTTACAGAGGATAACGATAATGATTCCGGGAACTTAACCAGTCGGATTTGTGAATCTTTATGCCCGTTACGGGCCGAAGATGGTGGGTGTAGGTGGCCCAATGCAGGTTGTGCTCGACTTCGGAGCCAATTTATAGGCATGAAAGCTAATTATGATGCTTTTGATAGGCTATCTATCTATGATAGTTACTTCCAACCCGAatga